One Chanodichthys erythropterus isolate Z2021 chromosome 22, ASM2448905v1, whole genome shotgun sequence DNA window includes the following coding sequences:
- the LOC137012197 gene encoding transcription factor Adf-1-like, with protein MAIWNEASEDELINMIQERPGLYDITEKCYVNRVLKAELWREIENKLVISEKELKKRWDSLRTQYMRYKKQGPSGSSGAQKTGRQQWILNRLQFLEPHTKRKESTSNLMIMEPAADSDSCSPSDGTNSDTWTGTHEDPSFSDADLRSSTPLAESTICGTESTAMRKDHLQSSNIKPKPPGKRRKMQDESSSEESTNLMRTIGKTLEKLASQENTNDAISAYCKNLEHRMRNLPPHLLPHFQHEVDNCIFKYSVGHNHALDASSNQYTHL; from the exons ATGGCTATCTGGAACGAGGCAAGTGAAGACGAATTGATCAACATGATCCAGGAAAGGCCGGGTTTGTATGACATTACGGAAAAATGTTATGTCAACCGTGTGCTGAAAGCTGAACTGTGGCGTGAGATCGAAAATAAACTCGTCATATCAG AAAAAGAGCTCAAGAAGCGGTGGGATTCATTGCGAACCCAATACATGCGTTATAAGAAACAAGGACCCTCAGGAAGTTCTGGAGCTCAGAAGactggcaggcagcaatggatcCTGAACCGCCTGCAGTTTCTAGAGCCTCACACAAAAAGGAAGGAGAGCACTTCAAATCTAATGATcatg GAACCTGCGGCTGATAGTGATTCCTGTTCACCCTCAGATGGTACCAACAGTGACACCTGGACTGGCACCCATGAAGACCCCAGCTTCAGTGATGCTGACCTACGGTCAAGTACACCCTTGGCTGAATCCACCATCTGTGGAACTGAGTCCACAGCCATGAGAAAGGACCATTTGCAAAGCTCCAACATAAAACCAAAGCCTCCAGGGAAGCGCAGGAAGATGCAAGACGAATCCTCCAGCGAGGAATCCACAAACTTGATGCGCACCATCGGCAAAACTCTGGAAAAGTTGGCATCACAGGAAAACACCAATGATGCCATCTCagcttactgcaaaaatcttgaaCACAGAATGCGGAATTTGCCACCACATCTACTGCCACATTTCCAGCATGAGGTTGAtaattgcattttcaaatattcagtGGGCCACAACCATGCACTGGATGCATCTTCCAATCAGTATAcacacttgtaa